The following proteins come from a genomic window of Eleginops maclovinus isolate JMC-PN-2008 ecotype Puerto Natales chromosome 8, JC_Emac_rtc_rv5, whole genome shotgun sequence:
- the dolk gene encoding dolichol kinase has translation MMCQREEVTEEGLHCCRPSIPEPPSLPHSSAPTLRASPPPAAMQINPAYVESGVVLAVVMCVHMAVWNQHSWCIVALFIQAFYVQHKWDRLLRSGGAVFQFRPSANSGIVPASMVMPLLGLVLKEKCSASGNVYFERFSMVVTITGMMLALFLSLIALGITRPVPTNTCVIAGMAGSAILYTTKQTLTVSEVIEVLEVLLIFVYLSLIVLYLLPRSFTPGEALLIVGGISLIVNQLIKRSLNLAEVKGDPVNYFLPVIVVGSLLLGVFFALLFCFMESETWVSSLFFHMMTAVLGLGILMPWLSLFIGRHPLMWLLDFVTLNDRRLCLLGYWLFLAAVATCVVLHQNYQRQAGCKKHQASTIVRKYFHLIVVATFVPGLIYDRQLLHVASVGCLAVFLFLEYVRYFRILPFGQLLRQLLTLFLDERDSGPLILTHVYLLIGMSLPLWLFPGPCAPRGILPGAGGLVPYAGVLAVGVGDTVASIFGSTMGEIRWPGTKKTMEGTATSIFAQIIAVAMFLIFDGSINLNSTYSWIVGSISLVAMLEAYTSQIDNLLLPLYLFILLQL, from the coding sequence ATGATGTGCCAGCGAGAGGAAGTGACCGAAGAAGGCCTTCATTGTTGCAGACCATCTATTCCAGaacctccctcccttcctcatTCCTCTGCTCCCACCCTGCgagcctcccccccccctgctgccaTGCAGATCAACCCGGCGTACGTGGAGTCCGGCGTGGTTCTGGCCGTGGTGATGTGCGTCCACATGGCTGTGTGGAACCAGCACTCCTGGTGCATCGTCGCCCTCTTCATCCAGGCGTTCTACGTGCAGCACAAATGGGATCGTCTTCTCCGATCGGGAGGCGCTGTGTTCCAGTTTCGCCCGTCGGCCAACAGCGGCATCGTCCCGGCCTCCATGGTGATGCCTCTGCTGGGCCTGGTGCTAAAAGAGAAGTGCTCCGCCTCGGGGAACGTCTACTTTGAACGCTTCTCCATGGTGGTTACCATTACTGGGATGATGCTGGCTCTGTTTCTGTCACTGATTGCACTGGGAATCACAAGACCAGTACCCACAAACACGTGCGTGATCGCAGGTATGGCAGGAAGTGCGATCCTCTACACGACCAAACAGACGCTGACCGTTTCAGAGGTCATCGAGGTCTTGGAGGTGCTTCTGATCTTTGTTTATCTCAGTCTGATTGTGCTTTACCTCCTGCCTCGCAGCTTCACCCCCGGCGAGGCGCTCCTCATCGTCGGGGGAATCAGTTTAATCGTCAACCAGCTCATCAAGCGCTCCCTGAACCTGGCGGAGGTGAAAGGGGATCCTGTGAACTACTTCCTTCCGGTTATAGTTGTTGGCTCGCTGCTTCTGGGGGTTTTCTTCGCCCTGCTCTTCTGCTTCATGGAGTCGGAAACCTGGGTGTCGTCGCTGTTCTTCCACATGATGACCGCCGTCCTGGGTCTGGGGATCCTCATGCCGTGGCTCTCCCTGTTCATCGGCCGGCACCCGCTCATGTGGCTGCTGGACTTTGTGACTTTgaatgacagaaggctgtgccTGCTTGGGTACTGGCTGTTTCTGGCTGCCGTGGCCACTTGTGTTGTGCTGCACCAGAACTACCAGCGCCAAGCCGGGTGCAAGAAGCACCAGGCCTCGACGATTGTGCGGAAGTACTTCCATCTCATCGTGGTGGCTACGTTTGTTCCCGGGCTGATCTACGACAGGCAGCTGCTTCATGTGGCGTCCGTGGGTTGCTTGGCAGTTTTCTTGTTCCTGGAGTACGTGCGTTATTTCCGGATCCTGCCGTTCGGCCAGCTCCTCAGGCAGCTCCTCACTCTGTTCCTGGATGAGCGGGACTCCGGGCCTCTCATCCTGACCCATGTTTACCTGCTGATAGGCATGTCTCTACCTTTATGGTTGTTCCCGGGACCCTGCGCTCCACGTGGAATCCTCCCCGGTGCAGGAGGCCTGGTGCCTTACGCCGGTGTTTTGGCCGTCGGGGTGGGAGACACGGTGGCGTCGATTTTTGGGAGCACCATGGGTGAGATCCGTTGGCCCGGCACTAAGAAAACCATGGAGGGAACTGCGACGTCCATTTTTGCCCAGATCATCGCCGTGGCCATGTTCCTCATCTTCGACGGGAGCATCAATCTTAACTCCACCTACTCCTGGATCGTGGGCTCCATCAGTCTGGTGGCCATGCTGGAAGCCTACACCTCCCAAATAGacaacctcctcctccccctctacCTGTTCATcctgctgcagctttga